A segment of the Panacibacter ginsenosidivorans genome:
AACATCTAGATGATGTTCTGCCATGGCTGCATGCTCCTGTAACACGTAAAACTGCATGGGTACTGTGTTGTCATTTATAGTTATATAATTTTTGCTTACAACTTTGTAATTGCCAATATTAAAAACAATGCTGTAGTTGTTGATGGTATAATTTGTTTTCCAGTAATAAGTTGCTTTGTCTCTTTTCTTTGTTATTTTTTGCAACAATCCCGGCCCTGCTACTACAAGATCCTTGGGTACGGTTATAGTAAGATCAACACCTTCATTCGGTTCATCAGATGGATGGTCTTTGCAGGGGTAATACAATTTCCCACCTGTTCCTTCTGCTGTAACAGCAATCCACGGATGACCACTTGAATCTTTTGTCCAGGTAAAGCCATCATCCCATGGTGGCCGTATAGCTACATGTGGTTTGCCATTGTATTCAATTTTTACAGCAGCTTTGCCTGCAGGTAATTCCTGTGACAGGTTAATAGTAATGAGGTTATTCTTATAAACAAATTTTTGATTTTTATCATTAACGGTTATGCTTTTAATATTGAATGAATCAAGCAGATCAAATAACAAAATGCTCGTCGGCTGAAGCATATCTACATCAATAATAGTATACCCCCTTATAGTGTGTTGCTGCACATCTACATCGAGTGCAATGGTGTAATGTCGAATATCCATAACAGCCTGTTCCGGCCTAAGCTTTCCTCCTGATGTAAAGGTTGATTGAGCCAACAAACTATCCACAAAAAAGACAAATAAAAACAGACAGGTAAGCCGCATAAAAAGTTTATTTTAAAAATTATTATGAGTGTATAAGTATTATTAAATGGTAGCGAAGAAACCCTTTACTACAAAATATAATCAGCTATCTAAGCTCTTCGAAAGCGCCTGTTTGCCGGTTTTTGCGCACGTTATCCCAATTAAAATACCGGCCATTCATAGCTACAAAAACACCATGCGGAAGGCTTTGTACAAAAGCCAAGGCGCTACCCATATTAAACAATCCATCAGAGCTACCAAACTTGTATGGTATCATGGCGCCTGTTAGCACAATTGTTTTTTTCATAGCTTTTGAAGCCAGCACTTTTGCGGTTTCTGCCATCGTATCTGTGCCGTGTGTAATAATAATTTTATTCTCTGCTGCTTTTAGACAATTCTCTGCTATCAGGTTCCGGTCTGCATCTGTCATCTCAAGACTATCGATCATCATAAGCGTACGTATCTCAACAGGAATGCGGCTGCGCCCCAGTTTCAACAATTCGCTCATATGTGTATCTTTAAAAAAAAGCTGCCCGGTAATTTCGTTGTATTCTTTATCAAATGTTCCACCTGTAATAAAAATGCGTATAGACATAACTCATAATTATACAGTGAATGTAGTAAGCTTTTGCCATTTATTATGGCTGTGATTTTGGAGCCAGCGGTTCGAATACAATTAAGCATTCGTTGCGTCGCACTCTTGTGCGCCTCTATATTTATTAAGCAAAATATTAGTTATTTATTTGTGCAGAAAGGAACAGGTAGGGGTCAAGAGAAAATTCCCTTTCTATAACAAGAGGTTCTGGGCATAACTCCAGCTGTATAAAAGCATGGCCTTGCCTTACAAGCCACAAATATAATTTTTCTTCTTCATGAATATCATTGGGTATTTCAGGTAAAAGTTCATGCAGTATTCCGTTCCAGCAATCGGCTTCTTTCAGCATTTGTTGCTTTGTCAGATAATTTTTTTTGTCCATAATATTATCACTGCACCATTCTCTGTCAACGAATGTTGTGCCCGTCATAATTAGAATTTCTTTCTGTGTAGAGATCGCTTTCATACAAATAAGGTACAAACTAAATACCAGATTACATAACACTGTGCTTAAATAATTATCTATTGATTTCGGGCAATATTGTGATAAAAAAATTGCACAGTGTGTAGCTGTAAATAAACAGTGCGGTAATAAGCTATTAAATTTCTGATATATGAATACTCATTTATCCGGATTGTGGTGTACCTGATTATTATCTACTTTTGACGCCTCAATAAATTACATGCAATTAAGATTTACCTACAATAAAAAGAAAGTTTTGCAGGCATTACGTTATCATTTTATATGGCAACCGGAAATAAGAATATTACTTATTGTTGTTATTATTTTTGATATTATTTCTGC
Coding sequences within it:
- a CDS encoding asparaginase domain-containing protein — its product is MSIRIFITGGTFDKEYNEITGQLFFKDTHMSELLKLGRSRIPVEIRTLMMIDSLEMTDADRNLIAENCLKAAENKIIITHGTDTMAETAKVLASKAMKKTIVLTGAMIPYKFGSSDGLFNMGSALAFVQSLPHGVFVAMNGRYFNWDNVRKNRQTGAFEELR